In the Uranotaenia lowii strain MFRU-FL chromosome 1, ASM2978415v1, whole genome shotgun sequence genome, ttttttttgcgtcgtCTAGATTATATACAAGGCGCCAAAACAACTTTACAAGCATTCTCCTGTTACTCCTTCATAATTAACTGCATAATAGTTCCAATGACCTTGCGGCCATGCTCGTGGTGTGCCAAATTCAGCAACGGATTGGAAATTTAAAGCTCCAAAACTTTAGCCAGCTCGAGGCGTAAGAATTTAATCATTTTCGCCTGCAGCACAATCCACTCATCCTCCAGCAGGATCACGAAATCGCCACCGTGCAGTTCTATCTGCAGATCACTGCCCGAGAACAGGACCATCGGTAGCAGCGGAACTATTGTGGTATCCCGAATGTAGATCCGGGACGTTTTAACCTTTTCCTGGTAGGCCAGGCACGGGGAATTGAAGTGGCCACATGTGGCATTTATCGAGGATGGATACAAGAAAACGTATCCATCCTTTTGGGTTTTAAAACCAAGATCGGACGGTTGAGGCAGTTTGTGTACCGCACCACTCGCTCCACTGATGAAGCTTTTCTCTGGGGTTAACACTTTGATGACCTTTGGGTAGAGGGCAACTCATAGGATGGCCACTAGGAGCCGATTATTCTCTCCGTTCGAATTTATTTCCGTCCCGGTAAGCTCGAGCTTCAGCGATTGACCTCTAAAAGTTTCGAGCGTTTTGATCCTCAACAGAAGTGGTTCTAATGGTTTTCGATGAATCTCCGGCACCGGTTGACCCAGTATATGACTCGTAAACCTTGGTCTCGTAAACAGTTGAATACAAACTCCGGGCATAACACGACCAGCTCCACCCTTCCTTTGCAAAGCGTTAGCCCTGGAAACCCAAACCATCTCCAACGATTCCATATTCCTATCCTCCTTCATCTGACCACAATCGATGACAAACACACAATCGTCAATGGTAACCGAAGTTTCAGCGATGTTGGTACTCAGCGCAATTTTCCTTTTTCCCTTGGGAGCCTTTCGGAACACCTAGCAGGAAGCAATCCTCCCGGGGGCCAAACATGCGACTATCCAGCAGGGCTTCGTGAACGTTCTTGATCTCTTCCAGCCCGGGGAGGAAGATGAGGATCGTTCCCTCCTGGGGCCACTGGTGATCGCCCTCGACGATAAATCGTAGGATGTGCTCGATCAGCTCCGGGTTGATGCGGGGGGGGGTGTGGGGGGGTggttgttttccttgaaagtaatcgaagattcatttattattacagcaaatgtcctgtaaaaaagttgtacactgaaaattaaatgtcacgtaatttgtttttcgacctgtaaaattacggtaaatgtcctgctcctttttgttacaggacatttgcgtaatttttcaggaaataatttttgctgtgtacagaCGAAAGTTCCTATACTAAACTCACTGATAGTACAATAAGTATCAAGTGGGAATGTTGTTGGAAAATACACAATCCATCACGACCTGGTTCAGCGGCATCGGGCGATAATTGGGAAATGGTTGGTAGCGATTCTGGTTCCAGTTTAACTTTCTGCTTCAGTAGGAAGGGCGTTGAGGAGGAGGAACTGCTGCTGTAGCCACTGCTGCTGGAGGCAGTGCTCGGAGATCGGGCTTCACGGCTTTTGCCCGAGGAGCTAGGAGAATGTTTTTCCGTTTTGGCATTGCAGCCACTGTTGTTtgttgtaaaacaaaaacaaaaaagatttaCATCAAGTTGGTGGTGACGTCATATAAAACACCACTACCAAAGCACGACTTTTTCGTCAtacttttcattgattttctttgacacaaaacgtaaacaatgtaataggctgtcaaaattttgcctTCCGTGCCCACTTCTTCACCGCGCCTACTTTGTGTCAAAGTTGTTCAACCCTAGGTTTAATAGCCCTGGAATCACGATGACGTAAtacccttttgtggtgacagtccGCACgttctgtttacaaaattttacgaaagaGAAATAGGGTGCGGCgtaatttttcgtgtagctgcacgttcaagaaattcaactcaaaattcagtttgagagtggcaaaaaaacaaattacagtTCGTGAACTAAATATAGCGCATTTTCTGATTTCTTAACGGTTGTAACTCGCGGTTGCTCAGCGGGTGggtggtttgtttttattttagattagTGGGTGGGATGGATGGAACTCAGGGTCGTTATAGGATTTTTCAACACGGGCTATTCCCTCTTGAGTCGAACTCAAACAGTGATGTCCAAATGGGGGAAACCAACTAGATGTTAGGCCACGGGTGGTACCTCGTGTGCAACTTAGACTAGCACTTGAGATCACCCACCAAGCCACACTTAACCAGATGACGGACGCGGTGGCCCGCCTGACAGGCTGCTGCGTTGAGACTGGCCCGTTGCTTCGGGAGAATGTGTCTATACACCTGCACGTCCGTTCATGACCCACACATCTCCCTTCCTCTCagatgaaaaacaatttcaacatGTATTGTTTCTACGAAATTGTGtttaatcatttaaacatgTTGAAAGTAAATTTCTCTACTATAGCCAATTTGCATCGCTATCCAAACGTAGGAGGCAGTACGATAGAAGAGATGATCTTAAGGATTTAAATATCATAACGCATTTACTCAATTCTGCCAGTGAAAACCAGTTGGCGCTGCGCTTCATACAGTTTGGCTGCGAACTTCGCTCTCCCACTGAAGAGAATACCGACGGACAGGTCCTCATGATTGCACCCACACATATCTGTGGCTTATTGATACGCATATGATCTGGGCCTGGGCCCTGGCAATGTTACATCACAGTCCACACAAGGGCATCATGTTCCACCACATTCTCTCTTTTCTCGTACGGCCATTAAACAACGCCCCGGTGCGTCTCTCCGAGAAATGTTTTCGGAAGCCAAACAAGGTCTTTTCAGCGTGTGAAAACGTAATAGTAACGTTCTCGCTCTTTGAGAGTTAAGCTCCTGTTTGTGACAGGAATGTAATGGTTTGACAACCAGCGTTGCCGTATTAAGcgtattttcaaacatttacgTTCCATCAATGTTGAGGATCTCAAAACAGAAGTTATTcgattttttcctaattttgttCTTACTTGCACAAAGTGCTCGCATATTATTTCGACGTGTGCTGTCATATATAGTATATACAacgaaaatcaatattttaagcattttcttAAACCATAATTCAATACAGTGGATAGTGAACAGTTGATGATCTCAATATGAATCAGCATCTATCTTGTTTTTCAAACGGTCGTTCCATTTGATTTtggttgaagaaaaaataagtcAAACAGTTTGAgtattcttgaaatctttactTTAAAGATAAATCTATGCTTTTGACAACCACGACTGCAACGCGAGTTTTGTCTCACCCGCTCCAATTCTAATTGGGAGAAATCTCACGCATACACGTCACCAGACACACATTTCGTACGTATGGCAGCCCCGTACGGCTCTTTCACATAGCTTATTTTTCCCAAACCCAGTTGTGCACCAGGCTTGCCAGatggtttttttcaatatcttccaAGTCATAATTTATGTCTATTATCACCAACTTGCATGTACCTTATTAAAACATCTGCTAAATAATGATCTAACAGTAGAGAAACTCTCACAACGCACGGTAAATCATCAATGCAGGCATAAAAAACTAATTGGAAATCGTTAACATGCGATGGATATCTTATCAGAGATTTCCTTGGGTTTTCAATAGCAGTTTAATTCAAATCTTCTTTTCAAGCTCTATTAGCTACCTTTTTCCCACTTTACTGTTAATTAAGTtgtatttcaatgttttcctttATAAACTGTTATTTCTCTAAGTTGCTGATACCTAAAATTTATATATACTAGTTATATTTTCTTTCCACTATGTTTTTGTGTGGCCCTTTATAAATTCATGACCTCCTTTCAACTCGCGTTTTGCTATGACAACTGTTCTCCCAAAGTCATGTTACGAGATCTCATGCAACTATTAAGCAATTCGCCTATTTTTCATAACAGTTGTTCTCATTTGTTGTCCATACTCTCAATTCGCAAGTATCAGCATGTCTTATAACTCGGTCATTCTTTCTTCACAGTATTCTTCTCATCAAGTAGTTCATCTAAAGGGTGCGTATATGCCTGTCTTCGAAATTCGCTATTGTTTTCTTCTAAACTAAACTGGTGTTATCTTGATTCCTGCTGCCCTcaaaaatcgccattttttctttattattttccttACAACAAGTATCCTCTTCCCTCGCAGTTTTTTTTGCCTTCCGCTCAACACGCAAGAAATCGGCTGTCTTCCTAACTCGAGATCTTTTCTCATCAGCATTAGTACTTGGCTCTCTGTTCTTTTTTGTGCTTGCTATTATTTAATTGTCCATACAACTGGGTATTTCTTTTCTCCCAACAACTGTCACTGTTCTTCTTTGCGGTCCTTCCAACTGACAAAGGTAAGGCTGTCCACAACTCGTCTTTTTCCTAatagctgtcttctcaactcgttattctttttttttttttgcagtcctctcaacacgcGAAGGTAAAGCTGtccaaaaattcatattttcctaACAGAAGTCTTCTCCACTCGCCATttttctttgcggtcctcccaactcgcaaaggaaaaggctgtcctctcaacacgcctttTTCCCAACAGCTGTCCCCTCAACTCGCTGTTcttctttgcggtcctcccaactagCAAAGGaaaaggctgtcctctcaacacgcctttTTCccaacagctgtcctctcaactcgctgttcatctttgcggtcctcccaactcgcaaaggaaaaggctgtcctctcaacacgcctttTTCccaacagctgtcctctcaactcgctgttcatctttgcggtcctcccaactcgcaaaggaaaaggctgtcctctcaacaggCCTTTTTCccaacagctgtcctctcaactcgctgttcttctttgcggtcctcccaactcgcaaaggAAAAGGCTGTCCTCACAACACGCCTTTTTcgtcaatcaaaaaaaaataatataatttttttatcttacaaATTTggtgcatattttcaaaatgtgactCCGGCAACACTGCTCTTATTCGCTCTCTATCCAAACTTCACTCGATTCTCGCTCTGATGGGTGATCTCTGAAGAAGGTAACTTTTTGTGTTTAGAAACAAAATCTTTcactttaaaaacatgcaaCATACTTTTTCACTGATATGACTTACTTAAAACACAAAAagtcctgtcacggtcgccaaatgtgcaactTAGACTAGCACTTGAGATCACCCACCAAGCCACACTTAACCAGATGACGGACGCGGTGGCCCGCCTGACAGGCTGCTGCGTTGAGACTGGCCCGTTGCTTCGGGAGAATGTGTCTATACACCTGCACGTCCGTTCATGACCCACACACCTCGCATGCTACCAACCGTTGTCAGAGGTAAAATCTAATAGAAGACCAAAATGCATGAACTTTCAGTACAATCCTTCAAAGATAGGTTTGAGAAAACGGCGAAAACAATGTAAATACAGAATCTATGGtgtaaatcattcaaaataaagAACTACTACAGGGGGGCTAATTTTACAAAACTGTTGTTGAACATTTATTGCCTGCGCAGGGACTTAACTTAACTAACTTAACGTCACATTCGGATTCGTATACTTGCGGTATTGTTGGTTTTTGTCAATAACTACGATTCTGGTTCTGGTCTCGGAAACCGGTCACCTCCAAAGAGCGGCTACTTCGGTGAATTCGCACCCAATTCGGCGTCCCGAATGGTGCTTGAACTCACCGGATATCGGCGTAATGCGATGTTGTTTGGTAGACCTTTTATAGGTTATGTCTACCATCAGCTCTCGTGTCCGTGCAATGAGGTTTCGGTTTCGTCCAAAACCGGCACCCGATGAGAATAATCCTGAGATTAAGGTTATGAAACAGAAAAGAAAAAGGCCCTCTGGACCTGCCAAGATTCATTAGTCTTCTtgtgatgacattttttttttttataccgcATGATGTTTAACAATGTTTCACAATATTTATAAACATAagaaatttttacctttttcttcAAGATATAGTTTTAACTTGTTTTTGTGTTTCATAGTTGTgttgtttatgatatttttaatctgttaatcatagaaataaacttattttcattCTTGTTGGGACAACTTATCACCGAACCATTTTAATACACTTGTGCACGTTTTTAGATTATACCTTTTCCTGTACCACGTTTTTAACTCGTTGCTTGTGTTCGTGTACtttttttgtagctttttaGTAACAGTTTTACATTTTCACTGACATTATGTTACGTTTTTAACATGTGTTCTAAAcgtacttttgtcatttttacatgACTTTCGCTTGTAACAAAGACTTTTAGCTTGTGTTCgtctttagtttttattttatctgcCCGTTTTTATCTGCCTGTAAGTTAGTTaaagaattatgaaatttttacaccacttataattttaaacaaaataacctTTACGTTAACTACTAAACACAACGCGCACTACTTTGCTCCAAGGCGTTCGGGGACAGAAAGACCTTGCATTTATTAGTCGATATTCTACAAGCTTTGAGAATCTGACCGACGCACCAATATTAACGCGAATGAAGAATGTTAAAAGACGTGGGCATCGTTGATTGGGTGATAGCACTTCCCCGTGTTAACAATAGAGTTAATCCTCCGCCCATGGAAATTCTCTTGTGAGAGAAGTGGCTGCGTGCTGATATAAGGAAAGCGGTAAAACGGGAGGAATCCCTGAGAGCCCTTGAGTGTCGATGGCTTTGACGTTTCTTGGTCAGGGTTGAAGTCGAAATTGATTGATGTGTCGAAGACACATTTTTGAGGTGTAACGAACGGTTACACGGTTATCTCTCcgatattcttaaaaatttcgaaaagtagGTTTGTTGatttaaatgtttcaacatgttgTTAAAACCCTTTTTTGCAACACATTTCTTCTGGACATTTGAATTtcttgcattgaatattctggggcAGCGCACATACTTTTACGCGAACATACTAACACTATTCAGGAACGGGAAAATCCTATATATAGAAAAATCTCCAGTAAACATACTGAAATAAAAGGATGaacaattctaaattctattttcgaggaataaaaataacttcGGAAAGTTTAACTATACagtttaaatcaatttattccaatatttcaGTTTTCAGCTAGATTAACAAACATAATGATTGATTATTCAAtatttgatactagaaacattaaatttcttaacaactaatttccttttaaattttttccgtcCCAAAATTGAGCAGAACGATTGCTAAAAACGCGTGAGTGAGAATTAAATAAGGACCCAAATGATTGCTTTGCTTCCTCAGCGTTttagaaaataagaaatcaaaacaggaatcgtgAAATGTCAAAAACCAGTGAGGTCATTTAGTGAGTGATTCGAcctccttttcgaaattttgaagaattttcttctttttgttcATACCCGGAGAGAAAATCGcttaagaaaccaaaaaaaaaatcactacactgaacctcgaaaatacccaaacttgagaactttccccgccaacccgaatgaaactccctccctacagatttggctattggtggcaaagcacaaagttaagctcttaaaggagaactcatcccccaaaatctgataccacaataaaatggaaatcaaaataaaaaaaaatatcgccaggtacaggaatcacactcatacctgcaatggctttgcgattatcatctcaggatgctaaccgctcgaccaccggagagttgttgagagaggcagctatATCATCGTATATGtgagactttctgcgaatgaagcgaGGATAAAAGTTgtcccccaaaaaaaacagttcttcgctttgaacttaccccccaaacctaaatctgccgccatggaggtaacagaatcagatgcgcttacaacaaaaccccccaaaaaaacagttcttcgcttgaaggacaagtatggcttattggcaagctgtgattttttcacaaacttaagttgtcaatcttgaacttaggtttggcgggtggcagttctcaagtttgggtattttcgattttcagtgtaaaTTTAGTTAACAAAATTGGACTCGGTTTTTTGCCACcctcaaactgagttttgagttaaatttcttgagcatgcagctacacgaaaaatttcgccacaAAACATgacgtgcgaactgtcaccacaaaagggaattaataaaaaaaaattaatgtttttgttttggaaggGAATAAACGTCAGACGCCAGGTTCTAATTCAACCAACGCAATTAAAGACACTGTTTTCATATCGTTATTGGCAAATTTTACCATCAAAATGCCGAAAAAGATGGGCATAAACTCGAAGGCCGTCGAGGCACGGGAAAGAAAGGCAGAAGCGAAAAAAGTGGCTTCAGATAAAGCGGCCAAGGCAGCCGAAGATGCTCTCTGGGCCGACGACGACAAACAGCTagcaaagaagaaaaaacaaaaggtatgattaaaaaagtaataaattaatACAAACACGCAGCCTGtgaatttttacaatatttctgAATGTTAACTGAATGTTGTTTAACGTCTCGGATGGGGACAGCCATTTCTACTGGGCGTACATTTctaaattgcacgaaagtttgcatgcaacaaaattgcatacgataatattgcataaaacctataaatcaagtaattctttgtcgaaaattcaataaaatcaagaattcaaaacgcccattttctaaaatttgttttctgctcttgtaatctttcggatatttgaatctttttttcgaaatttatataaaatacttcaaacttaattttttttctcccttcgggtttttttggaaatttcgaagggtaGGGGAGGTTGGGGAAGGCGGTTgaaacaaaagaagaaattgatatttgctcCAGCCTCATTGtactaaaaatatatatttaatacatgaaaatgtttatgcagatataaataaatatgaaatacgTTTGAGCATCCAAAATTGTGGTCCGAGAATTTTAAGTTTGCACAAAGGAAAAGAAAAGTTTAAGTTACAAGGCTGCAAAAATGATAGGTGGTTTGGTCAAATATCAGGAGACCATGACAAAACTATAATGATATTCAGGAAACAAAACTAGTTTTTCTTAGTTTGCATGAATAAATGCGAAATACGGGTACTGtagacgccttaatttatgcaactgaAGCAAACAGAGTATTGGCTGGCCTTCATTTTATATCGAGAATAATTGACTAAATATCATATGATCCAAAGATTATAATCGGATAAATGGTTTAAGCTATTTCATTACAGATTTTGTTAGATGTTCTGatcattgaacaaaaaaatcaactacaatttcattttttttttttgaaaatctggacaATTCAGTACGGTACATTTTAAAGATAGTTTTTCTAAAGAACTGCTATCTAAAACTTTGGCGGACGTTAcatcttgaaaaacaaacatatgattaataaaaaatacttatttacTTTCTAACTTACTTACgtacttacttatttacttacttactgatGGAACGGTCTCTTTTTCCGAATCAGGAAGATGAGGAACGCAAGAAAGCCGAACTAGCCAAGAAAAAAGCGGAAACTAAAGCACTGTTGGAGCAGGAAATGAGCTCGATAAAGGTTACCCCCAAGGTTTCGGTTCAGAAGGTAACCCGTTCTCAGATCGAGGCAGAGGTGGAAAAACGGAACAAAGCCGTCGAGCGCTTAAATGCCCCACCAAAGGCGGCACCTGCGGTCACAAAGTCGGTTCCAATAGAGGAAAATCTCAACCGTGTGATGGCCGATACGGAAATAGCACAAACCATCGACCAAGCGATCTCTATTCTGAGCGTCAAAGATACCACTGACGATCGACACCCGGAGAAACGAATGAAGGCAGCCTACAAAGCGTACGAGGAAGAACACCTAGTCCGACTGAAACAGGAGTGTCCCTCGTTAAAGCTTTCCCAACTtaagcaaatgattttcaaagacTGGCAAAAAGCCCCGGAAAACCCGATGAACCAGTAAATTGTAGGATTCCAGTTTATTcggaatttaatatttattctaaTCAAATTGGTGATTCATTGGGCTAAGTCAAGCGAAATTTAGCTTGGTTTTCGTGTGTTCGTAtaagaaatataatttcaaagatTGTGCATAGTATTTATGAacttaaattattcattttcgAACTCCAAACTACATACAGGCATAATTAAGAATTTTGTACATGTTTGTTGCTCCCCCCTGTACTTGTATGACGGCTATAACGAGGCATTCAAAAAAGGACTTCTTACGGATGGTGATGGCGTAACAATATTCGTCAATAATCGTcaaatagatttttcaaataatttaaacttaaaaaaaaattaataggaCTAATCtattaaatttggtagagcatTAAATTAGTGTTTGATGATCATGTAAATGAAAAATAGAACCAGTTTTGCCAGTACAATATAACAGCTTCAACCGGTTTCAAGTAACTGTATCCAAGTAACCAATCTTACAAACAATTCGCTTTTGTCTTTTCGTTGAGTCATAAGTTTCCTCTCGTAGAAACAGTGCATCAAACTCGATTGAAACTAGAAATTTAGCTTAGCAAATCTTTGGAAGTTTCTGCAGTATAATTGCTCTTCAATCGATTTCATCATGCCGCAAACTAACTCGAAAgagtcatttatttttaaaacttatttatttctttCCTCTAATCAATCAAACAGTTTCATATTGCAATgtcgtgaatcaattttttggggaaaatcacCGAGTGATGCTGCATTTAATTTAGAACGGTTCTATTTGTTCAGGCATGGTAATCGAGCAGCGAGGTAGTCAGCAGGATTTCGACACGTCGTAGTAGGACGCGGCGCGCGTGGCGCGCGAAATATTTCATCGCTATAGAAGTCTTGTTATGAAAGCCGCGAATTGTTTTAGCGGATGAAAAGGACGTTCTATTCAACAGCAGAAAAGAAGATCGGCTTGGGTTTTCCGAAACGCCATTCCAGCGATCACTTCACTTCAGTTTGTTCCATCACGACGGCAAGACGGCCAGGCCGCAATTTTCTAAGTTATACTTACTGTCTCAATAATTGTTAAGTgttagaaataaattaaatataagttattaaagttcgtttaaagtccaaaataaatgtttagtgAATAGTGCAAATAAATTGTTTGAACTGCAAGTGCGAGTTGTCATCATTTGACCGTAAAAAGTAAGCTCAAGAACTTACCCGAAAATTTGGAGTTGGTGTCCGCATCGTTTAATGTCTGGGAATCACCCACTGCTACCCTGAGCCCTcgacatttggtccttcgagccggatgaggCCCTGAATCCGGAACGGATCCGGATTTGACCTATTCGGAAGCTACAGCACCGATAGCCCCAACGCCATCGTAAAAACGGACGCCCCACGCCATCTTTGGGAACGCAGTTCTGCTTGTCAAAGCAAAGAAATATACAAGGCATATTTCTATCCTCAAAAAGGTTAGTAGCACTCCAATCGCACTACATTCCGTGTTCATCCCTACCGgatcttttttttgttgcacATATCATCATTGTATACGGCTACACACATCACATCATCTCCGTCGGAGTGCCGCGGAGCGATTCGACACCCATCCGTGCCTGGAACAAACCATCATCAACAACACTTAACATCAATTCGATCAAGCACCCCAAATTTCATCACCCGAGATCATCATCACCCTATAGAATCAACACTTCCAAGCGACAATTCATT is a window encoding:
- the LOC129740347 gene encoding coiled-coil domain-containing protein 124; its protein translation is MPKKMGINSKAVEARERKAEAKKVASDKAAKAAEDALWADDDKQLAKKKKQKEDEERKKAELAKKKAETKALLEQEMSSIKVTPKVSVQKVTRSQIEAEVEKRNKAVERLNAPPKAAPAVTKSVPIEENLNRVMADTEIAQTIDQAISILSVKDTTDDRHPEKRMKAAYKAYEEEHLVRLKQECPSLKLSQLKQMIFKDWQKAPENPMNQ